The Deinococcus aerolatus DNA segment TCACCTGGTCTGACACCCTGGACGCCATCGCGGCGTATCCCTTCTCCGGGTACGGTCCTTATCAGCTGGGACCGCAGATCGCCCCCGTCACGGAGAAGTGTGTGTGGTGGCCAGCGCTTCAGGCGGCTCGTGTGGAGTGCCCGGCTCTCGTCCAACATCTTGATAACGTCTGGGTAATTGCGCACAATGCCGTGCTTCAAGTCTGGGGCGAGTCTGGCCTCCCAGGCCTGCTGGGCCACCTGCTGCTGTGTGCGTTGCTGGTGATTCGTACGTGGCGTTCAGGTGACCCCCTCGCCAACGCGATTTTGTTGGGTCTGTTTGCGGCTGACCTGACGGACAACGTCACGATGGTACCTGGCCCTTTCTTCGCCGCACTTCCCTGGCTGGTCGGTGGAATGGGTCTCAGAGGCAATCTTGTTACGCCTGCAGCTGATTCAGCTCTACCCTCCGCACGTACCTGGTTTGCCCTGCCTTGGGTGGCGACGGCTTTGTTGATCTTCTGGGGATTTCCACTTTGGGCCGCCACTCTAGAAACTTTCAGGCCGTCCGCTGCTCCGGAGGTCACAATTCGGGAAGTGGTGGCGTCGCCAGTGTGGCGCGGCGACGACCCATACCAGATTCTCCTGATGGCTAGCGCGCCCGCTGGCCCTTACCGCCTTCAGGCCCGCCTGTGTGCACCTGATGGAAGTCGGTGTCATACCGTCATGACGCGGAACGTCCAAAGTGAAGGTATACCCCCAACACTCCTCCAGATCCTGCGCTTTCCCCTGAAAGATTCCGGACCCTGGGAAGTTCAGTTGCAGGTTCGCCACTTTGCGCCGCGGCCTTGGCAACTGCGGGCCTTAGCCCTTACCAGTTGGCCCCTGAGGAGGGACGACCGACCATGACGTCGGTCCCCCACCGCCTGCGGGCCATCCTGACCGGCACAGCTGGCATGGCATTCCTGGGACTCGCCATGATGAGCCTGCCAATCGTTTTGCGCCAGAGCGAGCAAATTGAATTCCAGCGGCCCCTTCCGGTGACCACTGCCGTCACCTGTGCCCCGGACAGCCCACCTGTGACCGTACAGAACCTCATGCCCGGCAGCGCCGGGACAACCAGTAAACCGGGGGAGGCTGGAGTACACGCCCACCTCTCTGCGACAGGTGCGCTCCATCTTCGGGTGTGCCGCACCGGAAGCCTACAGCTCAAGGTGCGCGGCGTTGGCAGCGCCGGCTGGGGCGCGCAGGCGACCATTCTGATGGAGGGGCGCACCCAGCAAACCGTCAACCTGGACGGTTCTCACGTCTTGAACATTCCCATTGCTCAGCCGGGCTTAGTGACGCTGGCGTTCGTCAACCACGTCGGTTGGGTGCCCGCCCGTTACCTGACCGTCACTCGCGATCCTAGAGGACCTTGGTGCGCCGAAAAGCCCCCCTACCGGGAGGGAAGGGCATGGCTGCGGCCCGGAGGGGATTACGGTGACATTACGGGTGGGGGGCGCCTGAATTTCCCGACGTGCGGGGCAGGCCAGGTCAGCTTCAGGGTGACGGGTCAGGTGAAAAAGGGTTCACCGCCTCAGATGCAGGTCAGACAGAATGGTCGGATTGTCGAAACACGTCAGGTGACGCAGTTAATCCTGCTGACGTTTGCTTTAGAAGAAGCGAGTCTCTTGACCTTCACTGTCCTGAATCCTGATGTGGAGGTAAGGTCTGAGCGCTCTATTTATGTTGACGCTGCCACCGTCAAGCCTCATTAACAGGTGCCTCTCATACGAATCCCGATTAATTAATTATACGAGGCCACCAATGGAAGAAGGTTAGGGAGCGCGCCCGTTCACACTGATCTTCCAACCACCGACAATGGGCGGCGAGCAGCCCTTTCAGCGCGTCCAAAGTGGGGAAATGTCGGTTTTTCAAGGGCACATC contains these protein-coding regions:
- a CDS encoding O-antigen ligase family protein: MGLTVAAALAAPQPAAALLGALFKLSLILGLTFLGAKWVSSASLRGLLPGILLVLATAQIYAAQIGAYQLLVDRLSHPYYTSVSLGLGGAVAVWVAVLSRSLFWPWRVVGILAGGALLGLSGSRGGVLALLAGLLAAGLVWLVRTRRFQTVLWSAAVGVLLLGGFALLHIGSAGGETIPVLDRLSSLEANGRDVTWSDTLDAIAAYPFSGYGPYQLGPQIAPVTEKCVWWPALQAARVECPALVQHLDNVWVIAHNAVLQVWGESGLPGLLGHLLLCALLVIRTWRSGDPLANAILLGLFAADLTDNVTMVPGPFFAALPWLVGGMGLRGNLVTPAADSALPSARTWFALPWVATALLIFWGFPLWAATLETFRPSAAPEVTIREVVASPVWRGDDPYQILLMASAPAGPYRLQARLCAPDGSRCHTVMTRNVQSEGIPPTLLQILRFPLKDSGPWEVQLQVRHFAPRPWQLRALALTSWPLRRDDRP